In Rattus rattus isolate New Zealand chromosome 9, Rrattus_CSIRO_v1, whole genome shotgun sequence, a genomic segment contains:
- the LOC116909606 gene encoding olfactory receptor 1361-like, whose protein sequence is MDRDNETMVARFLLLGLSGKSEQEEVVFGMFLGMYLVTISGNLLIILAISCDPRLHTPMYFFLANLSSVDICFSSVTIPKALVNHVLGSKSISYTECMIQIYFFITFINMDGFLLSVMAYDRYVAICHPLHYTMMMRPRLCVLLVAISWVITNLHALLHILLMVQLTFCSHNVVHHFFCDPYPILKLSCSDTFINDLMVFTVGGVIFLTPFSCIVVSYVYIFSKVLKIPSARGIRKALSTCGSHLTVVSLFYGAILGVYMRPSSSYSLQDTVATVIFTVVTPLVNPFIYSLRNQDMKGALRKIILRS, encoded by the coding sequence ATGGATAGAGACAATGAGACCATGGTGGCAAGATTCCTCCTTCTGGGACTCTCtggaaagtcagagcaggaagaggTTGTCTTTGGAATGTTCTTGGGCATGTACTTGGTCACCATCTCTGGGAACCTTCTCATCATCCTGGCCATCAGCTGTGACCCTCgtctccacacacccatgtacttcttcttGGCCAACCTGTCCAGTGTTGACATCTGCTTTTCCTCAGTCACCATCCCCAAGGCTCTGGTGAACCACGTGTTGGGAAGCAAGTCCATCTCTTACACAGAGTGTATGATCCAGATCTATTTCTTCATCACATTCATCAACATGGATGGCTTCCTCCTGAGTGTGATGGCCTacgaccgctatgtggccatctgtcacCCTCTCCACTACACCATGATGATGAGGCCCAGACTCTGTGTCCTCCTGGTGGCCATATCATGGGTCATCACAAACCTGCATGCTCTCTTGCACATTCTCCTCATGGTTCAACTCACCTTCTGTTCCCACAATGTAGTGCACCACTTCTTCTGTGACCCATATCCTATCCTGAAACTCTCTTGTTCTGACACCTTTATCAATGACCTGATGGTCTTCACTGTGGGTGGAGTGATATTCCTGACACCGTTTTCATGCATCGTTGTCTCCTATGTTTATATCTTCTCTAAAGTCCTGAAGATACCCTCTGCCCGAGGTATAAGGAAAGCTCTGTCCACGTGTGGGTCTCACCTCACTGTGGTCTCTCTCTTCTATGGGGCGATCCTGGGGGTCTACATGCGTCCTTCATCCTCATATTCACTGCAGGACACAGTGGCCACTGTCATCTTTACAGTGGTGACACCGTTGGTCAAtcccttcatctacagcctgaggaatcAGGACATGAAAGGGGCCCTGAGGAAGATAATTCTCAGATCCTAG
- the LOC116910081 gene encoding olfactory receptor 1361-like: MDGPNQTATEFLLLGFSEQEEVVFGMFLGMYMVTISGNLLIILAISCDPRLHTPMYFFLANLSSVDICFSSVTVPKALVNHVLGSKTISYTECMAQMYFLFIFGNMDGFLLSVMAYDRYVAICHPLHYTMMMRPRLCVLLVAISWVITNLHALLHILLMVQLTFCSYNAVHHFFCDPYLILKLSCSDTFINDVAAFTEGPLIFLTPFICIVVSYAYIYAKVLKIPSAHGIKKALSTCGSHLTVVCLFYGAILGVYMHPSSSYSLQDAVASVIFTVVTPMVNPFIYSMRNRDIKGALRRIILTS; the protein is encoded by the coding sequence ATGGATGGTCCCAATCAGACAGCTACAGAATTTCTCCTCCTGGGATTCTCAGAGCAGGAAGAGGTTGTCTTTGGAATGTTCTTGGGCATGTACATGGTCACCATCTCTGGGAACCTTCTCATCATCCTGGCCATCAGCTGTGACCCTCgactccacacacccatgtatttCTTCTTGGCCAACCTCTCCAGTGTTGACATCTGTTTTTCCTCAGTCACTGTCCCCAAGGCTCTAGTGAACCATGTGTTGGGAAGTAAGACCATCTCTTACACAGAGTGTATGGCCCAGATGTACTTCTTGTTCATATTTGGCAACATGGATGGCTTCCTTCTGAGcgtgatggcctatgaccgctatgtggccatctgtcacCCTCTCCACTACACCATGATGATGAGGCCCAGACTCTGTGTCCTCCTGGTGGCCATATCATGGGTCATCACAAACCTGCATGCTCTCTTGCACATTCTCCTCATGGTTCAACTCACCTTCTGTTCCTACAATGCAGTGCACCACTTCTTCTGTGACCCCTATCTTATCCTGAAGCTCTCTTGTTCTGATACCTTCATTAATGATGTTGCAGCCTTCACTGAGGGCCCCTTGATATTCCTGACACCGTTTATATGCATTGTCGTTTCTTATGCCTACATCTACGCTAAGGTCTTGAAGATTCCCTCTGCCCATGGAATAAAAAAAGCTCTGTCCACATGTGGGTCTCACCTCACTGTGGTCTGCCTCTTCTATGGGGCAATCCTGGGAGTTTATATGCATCCTTCTTCCTCATACTCACTCCAAGATGCAGTGGCCTCTGTCATCTTCACTGTGGTGACACCCATGGTCAACCCTTTCATCTACAGCATGAGGAATCGTGACATCAAAGGAGCCCTAAGAAGGATAATCCTCACATCCTAG
- the LOC116909969 gene encoding olfactory receptor 1361-like, which translates to MVRENQSTAIEFLLLGLAGQSEQEEVVFGLFLWMYLVTVCGNLLIILAISCDPRLHTPMYFFLANLSSVDICFSSVTVPKALVNHVLGSKTISYTECMTQIYFFITFINMDGFLLSVMAYDRYVAICHPLHYTMMMRPRLCVLLVAVSWVITNLHALLHTLLMVRLTFCSHNAVHHFFCDPYPILKLSCSDTFINDITAFTVGGLTSITPFTCITVLYAYILSSVLKFPSIQGIRKALSTCGSHLTVVSLFYGAILGVYMHPSSTYSLQDTVATAFFTVVTPMVNPFIYSLRNHDVKGALRKLMFRRLLSSRVYN; encoded by the coding sequence ATGGTCAGAGAGAACCAGTCAACAGCCATAGAATTCCTCCTTCTGGGACTTGCTGGGCAGTCAGAGCAGGAAGAGGTTGTCTTCGGGTTGTTCTTGTGGATGTACTTAGTCACTGTCTGTGGGAACCTTCTCATCATCCTGGCCATCAGCTGTGACCCTCgtctccacacacccatgtacttcttcttGGCCAACCTCTCCAGTGTTGACATCTGCTTTTCCTCAGTCACCGTCCCCAAGGCTCTGGTGAACCACGTGTTGGGAAGTAAGACCATCTCTTACACAGAGTGTATGACCCAGATCTATTTCTTCATCACATTCATCAACATGGATGGTTTCCTCCTGAgtgtgatggcctatgaccgctatgtggccatctgtcacCCTCTCCACTACACCATGATGATGAGACCCAGACTCTGTGTCCTCCTGGTGGCCGTATCATGGGTCATCACAAACTTGCATGCTCTCTTGCACACTCTCCTCATGGTTCGACTCACCTTCTGTTCCCACAATGCAGTGCACCACTTCTTCTGTGACCCATATCCTATCCTGAAGCTCTCTTGTTCGGACACCTTCATCAATGACATCACAGCCTTCACTGTGGGTGGGCTGACCTCTATCACCCCATTCACATGTATCACTGTTTTGTACGCCTACATTCTCTCCAGTGTACTGAAGTTCCCATCTATTCAAGGAATAAGGAAAGCCCTGTCCACATGTGGGTCTCACCTCACTGTGGTCTCTCTCTTCTATGGAGCGATCCTGGGGGTCTATATGCACCCTTCATCTACATACTCATTACAGGACACAGTGGCCACTGCCTTTTTCACAGTCGTGACACCCATGGTCAAtcccttcatctacagcctgaggaatcATGACGTCAAAGGAGCCCTAAGGAAACTCATGTTTAGGAGACTCCTTTCTTCAAGAGTCTACAACTAG